GGATCACGCAGAGGTTTCCCCAAAGCTCAAATCCGTCCAAGCAACCTTGTTATGACTCTGTTTGGTGCAGGTCTTCTGTGGGTAGGTTGGTTTGGTTTCAACGCCGGTAGTAGTGTTGAAAGCGGACTGGCTACAGCTCAAGCTTTGACAGCTACTCAGATAGCAGCAGCAGCCGGTGCATTCGGATGGATGATCCTTGATTACATCTTCCTGAAAAAAGCAACTGCTCTTGGTTTTGCCTCAGGTATCCTTGCCGGTCTTGTTGCAATTACTCCTGCAGCAGGTGTAGTACAACCCGTAGGTGCACTTGTTCTAGGATTCGTAGCTTCAGCTTTCTGTTACTATGCAATCCAACTTAAGGACAAACTTGGTTATGACGACAGCCTTGACGTATTCGGTATTCACGGTGTAGGTGGTATTGTAGGAGCTCTTTTGCTTACCTTCTTCATCAGAGATTCATGGATGGCTGATGCAAGTGAAGCTGCTGGTGGAAGCTGGTCAGTATGGCAACAGCTTGGAGTACAGGCTGCAGCAGTAGGCATCGCAATAGCTTACGCAGTTGTTGTAACCCTGGTGATTATGTATGTCCTCAAGGCATTCGGTGGACTAAGATCTTCTGAAAGACAAGAAATGGAAGGCCTTGACCGCTCATACCACGGTGAACGCGGATACGGTATGGTTAACCCTAATTAATCTCTAAAACTCAGTTCCATGAAATTAATAACAGCTATAATACGTGAATACCAGTTGGAAAAAGTACATGAGTCCCTGGTAAACGCCGGGATCACTCGGATCACAGTAGGAAGAGTTTCCGGCCACGGAGTACAAAAGAGGGAAGAGTTCTATCGCGGAAAGCGAGTGCTTCCCAACCTTACTCCAAGTATGCGAATTGAGATCGCCGTTAATGACGAGTTTGTTGAAACAACAATAGATGCCATAATAACCGGCGCACGTACTACTAAAAGTGTCGAAGGTGAAGTCGGTGATGGCAAGATCTTTATTACCCCGCTTGAGGAGTGCATTCGCATCCGTACAGGTGAAAGGGGTGGAATAGCGATCTAAACCTAATTTTGCCTCCTAATTTCAAGATAAACAGGGTGATCCGAACGCGGACACCCTGTTTTGCTATAGAGAGATATGTATATCTCGTGGAGAGTATTCTGTTATTGTGCTACAACTTGAGGTACTTTTGCAATAAATGGGGCACTCTTTAGATGAGTAAATAGATAAAGGGTTCCAGAAATAATACTGTCAGATGAGATTACATCGTGAAGATGTCTTCTTTTAGGCACAGGTCTGTTACTTGGTCTGATAAACTGGAATAATCTCCATCCCCTTGTCAGCAAAGAGTTTTCTTACTTCCCCGAAATCACGGGTAAAACCAAGTGCAAAACCTCCGCCTCCGGAACCACAAAGCTTAAGCAGGTATTTTCCTGTGCTTATGCCATATATCCACTCCATCTCGACCGATGCAGGTATCATTGCAGAAAAATGTGTGGCCTGAAATAGCGATAGTTCCCTCAGGTAATCGGTAAACTTGTCAAGATCACCACCTGTAAGGTATTTGATGCAGTTGTTGTTGACAGGTATATACTCCTTTTTCATCAGATCCAGAAAGCT
The genomic region above belongs to Xiashengella succiniciproducens and contains:
- a CDS encoding ammonium transporter; translated protein: MKKRLLVLMQLLLIPILSFASEETPIDTGVTAWMITSTTLVLLMIPGLALFYGGLVRSKNVLGTMMHSFGAMGIMTILWIAVGYSMSFGSNILGGWIGWNPDYFFLKGIDETILDAGIPEYVFSMFQGKFAILTPALIAGAFAERVSFKVYLLFIALWGLFVYNPLCHWVWSEGGFLYNMGAAGAIDFAGGTVVHISAGVSGLVAALFIGSRRGFPKAQIRPSNLVMTLFGAGLLWVGWFGFNAGSSVESGLATAQALTATQIAAAAGAFGWMILDYIFLKKATALGFASGILAGLVAITPAAGVVQPVGALVLGFVASAFCYYAIQLKDKLGYDDSLDVFGIHGVGGIVGALLLTFFIRDSWMADASEAAGGSWSVWQQLGVQAAAVGIAIAYAVVVTLVIMYVLKAFGGLRSSERQEMEGLDRSYHGERGYGMVNPN
- a CDS encoding P-II family nitrogen regulator codes for the protein MKLITAIIREYQLEKVHESLVNAGITRITVGRVSGHGVQKREEFYRGKRVLPNLTPSMRIEIAVNDEFVETTIDAIITGARTTKSVEGEVGDGKIFITPLEECIRIRTGERGGIAI